CATCGAGCAGGCCTACCTTACAGCCCTGCTGATGGGGTCTGCACGGCCCAATCAGATGCGCCAGAGCGCCATGGCCCGCTTGTTCACCATCCTCGAAGACTGGAGCCGGCATGCACAGCTGCTGCCTGCCAGCGATGGCCGGGGCTTGTTCATTATCAATCCCGATATGGATTGCCCGCCCCGTTACCGCTCGCTGATCAGCGAAGAAGACCTCAGTCAGAGCCTGGCCATGGATACCAGCGCGCTGGTGGATGGCCTCAAAGACTATATGCTCAACGGCGGCGAGAGTCGTGGCCCGCTCAAGGTACCGGACAATCTGGGCATCGAGCTGCTGCAACACCTGAGCCAGTCCTGGGGAGATCTTGCCGAGCGCACCTTCAACCGGGTGCCTGGCCGGGGCAAGCTGCGTGTCAGTATCGGTATAAGTGCCACCCATTTCCGTATTGCGCAAACCAGCTTTGCCAATTTCGTTGATGCCGACGATCTTGAACTCAATCCTTTCTCGGATGCCGCTCGCAGACACAAACAGGAAGGATGGGCTGGACCAAACACCCTGGATGGTGACCAGACAGTTGACTGGACACCATCCAGTGGAGGGGTCGAGGAAATCAATTATGACGACTCCCCCAGCGGCGCCGAAGAAGAAGACAACGACTACCCGGTGCACAGCCTGCCCATCGTCAACCACAGCCCTGGAGGTTTCTGCCTGACCTGGCCCAAGGATGTTCCAAAGGAACTGCAAGCCGGGGAATTGCTCAGCATTCAGGAAGATACCGACAACACCTGGAGTCTGGCCGTCGTCCGCTGGATTCGCCAGGTTCGTGGTGGTGGTACGCAAATGGGTATCGAGCTGGTTGCACCGCACTGCACGCCCTGCGCCGTCAAGCTGCTACCCAAGTCCGGCGAGCCCAGTCAATACCTGCGCGGCCTGATGCTGCCTGAGGTCGTTGCCATTGACCGCCCGGCAACCTTGATCACGCCGCGAATGCCGTTTCAGGTACACAACAAAGTCATGCTGTTGTCGGGTGGGCGGGAAAGTCGTGCACACCTGGTGGATCGCGTCACCGCCACCGGCAGCTTCAGTCAGTTCGAATACCAGCTACTGGAAAACGAAGCAGCCAAAGCCGCTGCCCGGAAAGAGGCCAACGCGCCTGCCAGTGGTTCCGGCCTTTCGCTGGTCAGCGAGGATGATTTTGACTCTTTGTGGAAGTCTCTGTAAATTCAACGACCCGACTTTTAGCACGGCGCAGATGCGCCACCATACTGGATACGCATGGGCACAGAACAACAGGCAATCCGGCTACTGATCCTTGATGACTCGCAAAACAATGCCGAGCACCTGGTCAGCGTATTGCGTAATGCGGGGCATGCCACTCGTGCCCACCGAGTATCCTCTGTAGAGGATTTGCAGGAAAGTCTGCAGCAGTCCTGGGACCTGTGCCTGGCCCTGCCAAAAACATCATTCATGCAAGCCAGCGACGCCTGCAACCTGATCCGTCAGACCCGTGACATTCCAATTATTCTGCTGCTTGAGCAAGCCGATACCGATGCCTCTACCCAGGCATTGCGCCAGGGCATGCAGGATGCCGTACCCCTGAGTGCGGAGAAGCTCCTGACCCTGGTCGTACAGCGCGAGTTATCCAGCCTGCAGGCGCGGCGTCAGGCTCGAATTGCCGAGCAGACCCTGAAAGAAGTGGAAAAGCGCTGTCAGTTGCTGCTTGACAGCTCGGTGGATGCTATCGCCTACGTACATGACGGCATGCATATTTACGCCAATCGCGCCTATGTCCGCCTGTTCGGTTATGACGACCCGGATGACCTTGCCGCCGAACCCATGGTAGGTCTGATTGCAACCAAGGATCAGAGTGGCTTCAAAAGCTTCTTGCGGCATTATCAGGAACGTGCGGACCAGAATGAATTGCGTTGCAATGCCAAGGACATTGACGGCAAGGAATTCCCCGTCATGCTTACCCTGTCGCCGGCCAATTATGACGGTGAGCCGTGCACCCAGGTTGTAATCCGGGTCGAAACAGCCAGCGCAGACTTTGAGGAAAAACTCAAAGCCATGGCCAGCCAGGATCTGGTGACCGGTCTGTTCAATCGCAGTCATTTCCAGGAAGAACTGGAACGTATCAGCGAACAGGTGGTTCGCGAAGGAAATCCCAGCACGCTGGTTTATCTGACCATCGATGCCTTCAATGGCCTGCAAACCGAACTCGGTATTGGTGGTGCCGATCTGGTACTCGCCGACCTCGCACAAATACTGCGTCAGAGCTTTGCCGAGGGCACCCTGATGGCGCGCTTTGGCGACGATGCCCTGAGTGTGCTGGTGCAGAACCAGGAGCCCGAGGGGCTGCAGGATACCCTGCAAGCGTTGCTTCGCCAGGTCGAGGCAAATCTGTTCGAAGCAGCAGGACGTAGCGTGCAAGTTACCCTGAGCGTCGGCGTTGCATCACTCAATGAGAATGATCACGATCCCTCCCTGATCATTAACCGTGTCTTGCGCCTGGCTGAACAGGTCAGTCGCGGTGGCGGCAACAACATCAAGATTTTCAACCCACTCGAAGAACTGGCTCACGAAGCCAATCGGGGCAATCTTATTGCCCTGGTTCAACATTCGCTGGAAACCAACGGCTTTCAGCTGCAATTTCAGCCCGTGGTCAGTTTGCAAGGTGACAACGGTGAGCTCTATGAAGCCTACCTGCGCCTGCTCAACGCTCAGGGTGAGGAAGTTCCGGCTGCCGAGTTTCTGCCTACCGCACAAGAGGCAGGCATGGCTGACGACATTGATCGCTGGGTAGTCACAGAGGCCATCAACCAGCTTTGCCAGAAACGAACCACTGGGGGGCAAACTCGGCTACTGATCAACCTGAGTGCCGCAAGCCTGCAAAACATGGAAATGCCACAGTGGATTGCCGAACAACTGAAAAGCAAACGCCTGCCATCCGATGCCGTTATCTTTCAGTTCAATGATGCTGACGCCAACACCTACATGAAACAGGCCAAGGCACTGACAGAAGCGCTGAAAAGCATTCACTGCCAGGTCTCCCTGAGTCACTTTGGCTGCGCACTCAACCCCTTTGCTGCACTCAAGCATTTGCAGGTCGACATGGTCAAAGTTGACAATTCTTTCAGCCAGAACCTGTCAACGCCCGAAGCGGTCAACAAGCTCAAAGAGCTGATCATGACGCTGCACAATCAAGGGAAGCTGACCGTAGTCCCCTGCGTTGACAGTGCAACCATGCTGCCTTCGCTCTGGCAAACAGGGGTTAATTACATTCAGGGGAACTACCTGCAAGCGCCCAGCGACAGCATGAACTACGACTTTACTGCGGAATAGACGGGCTGCAGGCACGACAAAAAAAGGTGGCAAATGCCACCTTTTTTATTTCTCATTCAACTTCAATGATCGCTCGACTGAGCACCTCTTGCGCCCGGATATCCAGATACCGGAACTCGTAAACACCTGACTCCGCAGGCAAAACGAAGCTTAACTCACCTTCTTCGTTTGTTGCCTGCGCCTCGATCCAGGTGAAATCCTGCTGCTCCGCACCGGCCAGGGCAATTCGCTGATCAGCGCCATCGGAGCCGCCAGTCCATGTCACCACCACCGTGTCACCGGGCTGGCCACTCGCCGGCGCTTTCAGTTCCGCACCGCTATCGATTTGCGCTGTTGCATCAACGATTTCGACAACAGTACTGGCAGCAGTTTTACCGCCTTCATTGAGCACATAGCGCACCTCGTACAGCCCTTCCTGTTGCGGGGCAGCAAAATCATGCTGATTGGTGCTGGCTACCCGACGCCAGTAATCGCTTGGACGAGTCCCTTCATCAGCACCGAGTGGAACGATTACAACGTAGTCACGGCGATGAATGATTGTCGACCAGCTCACCCGCATAGGCTCACCCTGGCGGACTACGTCCGGAGCAACCAGAGAGACTTCAGCAGCAACCACCTCAACAGGCGCACTCGCCACTGTGCTGCGGCCCTTATCCAGAATGTAGCGCAACTCGTACATGCCTGGTTCAGCTGGCGCAACCAGGTTGGTGGCGGTCGCAGAGCCAACCCGTGTCCAGGTACCGCGTTCACCCTCGTCAGCCCCCGCCGGCACAATCGCCACCATATCCCGACGATTGATGCTCTCACTCCATTCCAGATCAAAGCTCGCCCCTGCAACGGCGCTTTCCGGACCTGAAATGTCGACCACGGGTGCGGTCACCTCGATCGCAGCCCGGGCCTGAGTGCTGCGCCCTTCATCCAGGATATAACGCAACTCATACATGCCCGTCTCGGCAGGCGCGACCAGACTGGTGGACGTGGCGGAGCCAACCCGGGTCCAGGTGCCGCGCTCACCCTCGTCCGCCCCCGCCGGCACAATCGCCACCATATCCCGACGATTGATGCTCTCACTCCACTCCAGGTCAAAGCTTGACCCTGCAACGGCGCTTTGCGGACCCGAAATGTCGACCACGGGTGCGGTCACCTCGATCGCAGCCCGGGCCTGAGTGCTGCGCCCTTCATCCAGGATATAACGCAACTCATACATGCCCGTCTCGGCAGGCGCGACCAGGCTGGTGGACATGGCGGAGCCAACCCGGGTCCAGGTGCCGCGCTCACCTTCGTCCGCCCCCGCCGGCACAATCGCCACCATATCCCGACGATTGATGCTCTCACTCCACTCCAGATCAAAGCTTGACCCTGCAACGGCGCTTTCCGGACCGCTGATTGTCAGGCTGCTGGCAACCGCCTCAAAAGTGTGACTGGCCAACGTTCGACGACCCTCGTCAGTCACGTAACGCACCTCATACTGGCCTGGCTCACCCGGTGCTCGCAGCGTATCCGAGCTGTTATTGCGGATACGTTGCCACTGGTTGCGCTCGCCTTCATCGGCACCGAGCGGCACTACAGTAATAAAGTCGCGTTCGTGATGATTGGGTGACCAGGTAACGGTAAATTCCTCACCCACCACAACACTGTCGGGCGCGCCGAGATCAACTTCAGGCAGGTCTTCACGCAGTTCTACCCGTAGCTGCTGAACACCATCCTGCTCAACCGAGAAACCAGCTTCACCCCTGAATAATCCCGACCGAGCCTGAACACTGTACTCCCCTGGCTCGAGTGTCAGGCTGGTACTCAAACCGCTTGCCTGGTGTTCCGAACTGCTCGCATCGCCCAATGCCGTCACCTGCCAGATAACGCCTGCCATCCGATTTCCGGTGTTGGCATCAACACCTTCAAGCACTATATTGGCAACCGGTTCAGACACTGCGCTCAACGCCGCAGCCAGCTCATCTCCGGAATTGGTCTGAAACAGCTGACCACCGGTTTCTTCCGCCACACAGGACAGACTGCCGATTTCTTCTTCGGTCATTCCGAAACCCACCACGTGGGCCCGCAAATTGATGCCCGAGGCCGACATCTCACGCGCCAGTTCGCAAGGGTCGCCTGAGCAGTTTTCCAACCCGTCGGTGACCAGAATGATATCGGCGGCTTCCGCAGTACGCGGAATCTGTTCAAAGGCCATGCGCATACTGGCGGTAAGCGGTGTCATGCCCTGTGGATTAAGGGTACGAATGTGACGGGAGAGTTCCTGCGGATCATGCCGGCCCAGCGCCGCCACAGTCTCGATATCCTCGCAATCTCCGCGTTTGCGGTGACCGTAGGCAATCACTCCGATGGGCTCTGCGGCATCACGCTTGCTGAAGTATTCGTCCATTACCTCGCGGGCAATTTCAATGCGTGTGGTCTCTCCTTCCATCTGATTCCACATTGACCCTGAGGCATCAAATACCATGATCGCAGCCGTTTCTGCCTGTGCTTCGGCCACATTGCCCAAGCCTAGCAGCATGGCCAGCATGCCCCCTGTGAGCTGCTTGATTCCCTGCATGCATCCTCCTGCGGTCGGATTAAAGCGCTTATGTTGGACTCTACTGTTCTCGAACCAGTCTGGTTGATGTGGCAGGCTTTTTCCAGCACAGGTCAAGCAATTCGCTTTTCATTCTCGAACGAGGGTTCTCACCGAGAGCCATCCGCCAGACAGCACAAGGCCCGGCTTACGATGGTTAACGACCGTGCATGCTGAAAGGTCAGGGATTATTCGGCGCTTTGCGCCTCACCCCTACGGGGCCAGCGTCGCTGCGCTCCGCTGTTCCTTCGCCTGCTGTGCAGGCTCCGGTCGAACGAGGGTTCTCACCGAGAGCCATCCGCCAGACAGCACAAGGCCCGGCTTACGACGATTAGCGACCTTGCATGCTGAAAGGTCAGGGATTATTCGGCGCTTTGCGCCTCACCCCTACGGGGTCGTCGTCGCTGCGCTCCGACGCTCCTCCGCTTGCTGTGCAAGCTCCGGTCGAACGAGGGTTCTCACCGAGAGCCATCCGCCAGACAGCACAAGGCCCGGCGTTGCCGGGCCTTGTGCTGTCTGGCGGAGAGTCAGGGATTCGAACCCTGGGTACGGTTGCCCGTACAACGGATTTCGAATCCGTCCCGTTCGACCACTCCGGCAACTCTCCAGTGGCGCGCATTCTAGCAGCAACGCCTGCGGTGCAAAAGAGTTTGAGTACGGGTTAGTCGAGTGGGACGCCGAGGCGGTGGGCGACTTCTTCGTAGGCTTCGATCACGCCGCCCAGCCCCTGGCGGAAGCGGTCCTTGTCCATTTTCTTGCGGGTTGCCTTATCCCACAGTCGGCAGCCATCAGGGCTGAACTCGTCGCCGAGTACGATCTCGCCATGGAACAGACCAAACTCGAGCTTGAAGTCGACCAGCATCAATCCGGCCTGATCGAACAGTTGGGTCAATACCTGGTTAACCTGCAGGGTAAGCTCCTGCATGCGCGTCAGCTGTTCGGCGGTAGCCCAACCGAAGGTCACCACGTGCGAGGTATTGATGAAAGGGTCGCCCTTGGCGTCATCCTTGAGGAACAATTCAAAGGTGGGCGGTACCAGGGCCATGCCCTCTTCCACGCCCAGGCGCTT
This sequence is a window from Halopseudomonas salegens. Protein-coding genes within it:
- a CDS encoding EAL domain-containing protein → MGTEQQAIRLLILDDSQNNAEHLVSVLRNAGHATRAHRVSSVEDLQESLQQSWDLCLALPKTSFMQASDACNLIRQTRDIPIILLLEQADTDASTQALRQGMQDAVPLSAEKLLTLVVQRELSSLQARRQARIAEQTLKEVEKRCQLLLDSSVDAIAYVHDGMHIYANRAYVRLFGYDDPDDLAAEPMVGLIATKDQSGFKSFLRHYQERADQNELRCNAKDIDGKEFPVMLTLSPANYDGEPCTQVVIRVETASADFEEKLKAMASQDLVTGLFNRSHFQEELERISEQVVREGNPSTLVYLTIDAFNGLQTELGIGGADLVLADLAQILRQSFAEGTLMARFGDDALSVLVQNQEPEGLQDTLQALLRQVEANLFEAAGRSVQVTLSVGVASLNENDHDPSLIINRVLRLAEQVSRGGGNNIKIFNPLEELAHEANRGNLIALVQHSLETNGFQLQFQPVVSLQGDNGELYEAYLRLLNAQGEEVPAAEFLPTAQEAGMADDIDRWVVTEAINQLCQKRTTGGQTRLLINLSAASLQNMEMPQWIAEQLKSKRLPSDAVIFQFNDADANTYMKQAKALTEALKSIHCQVSLSHFGCALNPFAALKHLQVDMVKVDNSFSQNLSTPEAVNKLKELIMTLHNQGKLTVVPCVDSATMLPSLWQTGVNYIQGNYLQAPSDSMNYDFTAE
- a CDS encoding vWA domain-containing protein, which gives rise to MQGIKQLTGGMLAMLLGLGNVAEAQAETAAIMVFDASGSMWNQMEGETTRIEIAREVMDEYFSKRDAAEPIGVIAYGHRKRGDCEDIETVAALGRHDPQELSRHIRTLNPQGMTPLTASMRMAFEQIPRTAEAADIILVTDGLENCSGDPCELAREMSASGINLRAHVVGFGMTEEEIGSLSCVAEETGGQLFQTNSGDELAAALSAVSEPVANIVLEGVDANTGNRMAGVIWQVTALGDASSSEHQASGLSTSLTLEPGEYSVQARSGLFRGEAGFSVEQDGVQQLRVELREDLPEVDLGAPDSVVVGEEFTVTWSPNHHERDFITVVPLGADEGERNQWQRIRNNSSDTLRAPGEPGQYEVRYVTDEGRRTLASHTFEAVASSLTISGPESAVAGSSFDLEWSESINRRDMVAIVPAGADEGERGTWTRVGSAMSTSLVAPAETGMYELRYILDEGRSTQARAAIEVTAPVVDISGPQSAVAGSSFDLEWSESINRRDMVAIVPAGADEGERGTWTRVGSATSTSLVAPAETGMYELRYILDEGRSTQARAAIEVTAPVVDISGPESAVAGASFDLEWSESINRRDMVAIVPAGADEGERGTWTRVGSATATNLVAPAEPGMYELRYILDKGRSTVASAPVEVVAAEVSLVAPDVVRQGEPMRVSWSTIIHRRDYVVIVPLGADEGTRPSDYWRRVASTNQHDFAAPQQEGLYEVRYVLNEGGKTAASTVVEIVDATAQIDSGAELKAPASGQPGDTVVVTWTGGSDGADQRIALAGAEQQDFTWIEAQATNEEGELSFVLPAESGVYEFRYLDIRAQEVLSRAIIEVE
- the purC gene encoding phosphoribosylaminoimidazolesuccinocarboxamide synthase, with amino-acid sequence MEKRNELYRGKAKSVYTTDDADRLILLFRNDTSAFDGKKIEQLERKGMVNNRFNGFIMQQLEAAGIPTQFDRLLSDTECLVKKLDMIPVECVVRNYAAGSLVKRLGVEEGMALVPPTFELFLKDDAKGDPFINTSHVVTFGWATAEQLTRMQELTLQVNQVLTQLFDQAGLMLVDFKLEFGLFHGEIVLGDEFSPDGCRLWDKATRKKMDKDRFRQGLGGVIEAYEEVAHRLGVPLD